tggagagcaagccaaggatggagcgcccagattgatgaagattgatgaccaaggaaagactagaggtaattgcatgttgggttttgcatgagttatctcttttctctctctggccgaaccgattttgtttttgaagaagaataagtttagcttggtttgtttggtttcaaccgTGAAGACTTCTCTCTATAAGTAAGAGTGAACAGTCagggtttgaagcaaggagaaagtgtgagagtgcaaggcacagagttctcagagctgcctgagctaacagattttcttctccttcaatgtattctgttttgtaatttttctgtttaattttgtcatgtcttgagtctcatggaaaaagacaaacagtgaggtttgtaagaaaaaaccaTATAgcaaaaaaaggcagagagtgcaaaattaaaagaaaaagacatagatgtccttagagttcctttgtacatctgtgttgtgtttcataattttgtgggaatccccttataagttgggttagcactttacagtctgtaatcaagaagattatagtgaaattacatcattgttgtgatggagactggatgtaggctgcactgcatttagcagctgaaccaggatatatctgggtgttatttttcttctcttctactccattttctGTTTCTGCTACTCAGGAGATAAAACCgcaaaatatctcgtgccaagtgacgagacaaaaagaaaagtttcgtggctagggacgagacaaaaatcacCAGAAGTTATTTAAAAGACAAGCAAGTGTTACTAAGCAAAAATGGGCTAAGATTTAACCCCcctcttctcttagccactgaaaccatcaagtTATAactcattaaaaataagttaaaatgcatatgtatttatatacaaatatatgataactaattttagtggcgGATTTTGGTGTGTAACTAACATTTTTAGTAACCATAATATACCTTTGATAAAAGTTAGTTGTTGCAGCTGAATTAACTATAACATCAATTTGTTTGTAAATTTGGGAGTCCTTCAAATTAAAATCCTCTTGTGAAATGTCTCCGGGCAGGACGATCAATTTTTGGGTGACCAAGGAATCAAATTTCGTACCTACACTTTCCTTCACCAATCTAAATAACTCCTTCCCTGTTATCTACATAGATATATTTGATGGATTAAGTTAAGATTAATTTGTTGTGATTTGACTTGAAAATAGACCTGATTATTTACGTATATATTCATCATCACCTCATTATGTAAGCGTTGAGTGGCGGATTCAAAATCTTTAGCTCTCACAAGAAGATAAAGTTTTGCCACATTTGGTTGCACCCTTAATATCTTTTCCACTACAACTGCAAATTAATAAGCACACAAGTAAACACTATCTACATAATGATGCTAACTGAATTATAAGAATGCAAAAATAAAGGAAGAGATAGATAAAGATGAGACGTTTAGCAAGGAAGCCAGTGGCACCAGTGATTAAAATGGTCTTGTCCTCAAGGAACTGCGTTATGCTTCCCAACTCCATATCTGATTGATGAAGTagataaataaagatatttttatttatttatagctACTATTAGCAGAGTGAACCATTATTGTGATGAATTGAATTTGCACAgttggatgaaaaagatagtagaGGTTGGTTTGGATTTAAAGGGGCTGGACCATACACAACTTATTATGATGAATTTGAACCAAGCTGCTACCACCTTTTCTTATCTTCTCCTCAAATAGTTCATGCATTCTCCATTATTATTCTTGCCATTGCTATATAAAAATCCACCTAACTAATAAGTTCTGGTggtatttttctccttttgtgtTGGGAGAGGCTTAATTTCTGCGTTATATATTTGTGAAGATTTTCAAGTAATGAACAGGCATGCATGACAATAACAAATCTGATCCTTTAATTTAGAATGGAGTCCTTCAAATCTAAGTCCTCTTTAGAAATGTCTCCAGGCACCACTCGCAACTTTTCTGACACAAAGGAATTGAAGTTGGCACCAAGATTTTCCTTCAGCAATATGAACAACTCCTTGCCAATGATCTACATCTGCATAATAGTGATGATATGAGATCGGGGGGAGTGTGTGTATTACTCGCTCTACTTTTAAATTGAGTAAAGATCAAACTTGcttttgtccatttttacgaAGGAAAAGACACTCTTTCTCTAAAAAAATGAAACACTTTGAcacttaactttttttattttaagacaaTATGATCTTCTGTTAAAAAATCtctgttaaataataataaaaattaatttgatgggTAAAAGACGCCTTGTTTTTCGTGAAAATAGATAAGAGCCAAATTAAGTCTTTAttccttttaaatttaaaaatttgagacAATCAATAAGTTAAGCACTTCATAATTCAATATCTGTGAGTCTCAATTATCAAAAGAAGATATAATCTCGAATAATGTTAAATGGCCATCAgaattattagactaaaagaaCTAGATTAAAGAAATTGAATTAATGactaaataatgacaaaaaataataaattctgatgatcTCCTAGCATTTCTTTATAATCTCTTCATATTTGGTTGGGATCAGAGTATCTTCTCTACAAAAACTGTAACAATCCaccaaattaaacaattaaattgTTGTACTGACagatataaattaaagaaaaaatgttaGTTACTTGatgtttttcataaattaaaacacAATAATGGAGCAGTACTTTTAGCAATGAAGCCCGTGGCACCAGTGACTAGAATGGTCTTGTCCTCAAGGAACTGCAATTAGTGCAATATACTTCCAAACTCTATTGAACATAAATTATGATGAAGTGATCGAAAATGGAAACAACCATGTACATTAATATATATGTAGCAACTTAATTTTGAGATGTGATGGCGGTGTGGTCGGTTAGGTCGTTATATATACACACAAACACATCAAATCCCCTGCTGTCCTTCATTATTATTCTGTACGGCCTAGCTCAACCAGTGCTTATTATAAGCTTATAAAAGtagttacttatttatttattgatcacCTACTAAATTAAACGATTCCTCAGTCCTCACCACAAAAGGAAAGACTCAGATTTGTGTCAACCCCATTTTGCAACCAATTCAAGTATGCAAATTACAAATTCAACTTCTTTCAGTTACTTTCCTTCCTAACTTGCTTGCTTCTTTTTATTGTCTCTGAATTTCTTTGCTACTCTAGGCATTTAAGTAAATTATTCACATTATTATAGACCTGGAATAGACAGTAGTTTATTTATGAACAAATAATAATAGTCACTGCTACTCAAACATTGTAAAAGTAGTTGGATAAGTTGCATTTTTTAAATGTAGTAAATTAGAATAAGTAAATACAATAGTACATACACTGCCTTTGATTAACAAATAGATAACATACACTTGGATTCGATCATGCACTGAAGCACAAATTTGAACTTACATATATACCAGCTTAATTAatcactttaatttttttattggataGTGCTAATTAATTATAATGATCATCACTTGAAAATGTACTTGACGATGCCTGGGAGATGAGTGTTCATAAAGTAATCATCCCAATTGATCACTTTAGGATCGAAGTAAAACAAATCTGTCTCTACCCCTCCTTCTGTTGCTGCCACTCGCAGCTTCTCTGTGTTCATATCATCAAATCTGCGCCCCATAATGACCAACCaacatatatatattagttaataaTGACTAGTGTTATTAGGAAGAAGCAATAATATACTTACATGCCATTGAAGAACAAATAAGGCCTATAAAGCTCCACCAACCGCATCACAATTTGGATCTTCCTATTCAGCTCTTGATATGTTCCCTGAAAGTACTTGCAAAATGCTGAATTGGCCAGTTCAAGTCCctattaaattgaaaaagaaaaaacaaaccaGTCtagttaattaagaaaagataacaATGACAAACATTTATGGTCAAGTTGAGTGATTGTGATGATGAAATGAACCTTTAACCAAAAGAGGTAGTGAATGAACATATATCTGCGGAAGCTAGCCATGTTGGTGAAGACAGTAACTTTGCCAACCTTAACAGGTGTTCCATCTTTGTTTATCCAAGGTTTTGCAGTGAAATACCTTAATCCATAGTCTTGGAGATTACTGTATCTAACAGGGTTTCTAACAGAGGAACCCACATGATATATAGCATCACTTGGATGATGTGCATGGGCCACCATAGCCACTAGTATTGCATTCACCACCATGTCTCCTGGTATCTGCTTCAATGTAATAATATTGCATCTTATAAAAAATTATGTCACATATTTTGGACCATATAGTAATAGTACTTTTATGTGCATCGCAGCAACTAACTCACCACATCCACAACTCCATTGATGTTTCCAAGGAAGCATGTTAGTTTTCCTTTCCCGTAAGCAACACCTAAACTATCTATTGTTCTGTAACAATCACAAGAGTTGAAAGAATTCATGTCACTTTTCATTAATGTATTATTTATTATACTATTTCCATTTTTAGTTAACTGTCGCTTCTCTTTATTTGGTGCATTATTATATGGTTGGTGGTTATGGTCAACCAATTTTTTTTGCCATAAAGACACAATttcaattattgttattattacctGCTTACAGTGATAGAGTAAATTATCAAAATGGTATTCGagagaaaataaatatcaaaaGATGTTAATGACAAATAAACATTAGAAAGATTTAATAAAAACAagacaaaaaaaattgatattaaatatatattctaaaaaacgacattagagatcaaattttgatgtaaatttttgcaatcattattagaaaaataatttttttttcatccttaaaatttgattattttttgtcaagtgaatttttgtttaaaaaaaatattgtgaatgattatattttttttaaaaataaaaaaatctaaagatCAAATTTTACTCTGAATTGTTTTTATgcgtcttttaaatatttattcaaatattgtcacaaaaatttagatcTAATGGATAAATCGTTTGttaaatataaaagtttttttgcaacttaaaaaaaatataatatttattaattctttttgttcgacatcttttaagaattttttgttaGCGGCTGAATTTTTCGAATCCTGAATTGAATTGGTAGTTAACCCAAAAGTAATACCTAGTCAAACTTGGATAAAATGATCTCTTCATATCGTTATCATCAAGAGTTTAATTAAAGTAATTATTGACTCATGATAAATATAAGGTTGCATTCATCATAATCACTCTTATAAAAGTGAAATTGATCTTATTATTTACCTTACACCTTCCACCCAACCAGAAAAAGGTTCTTTGAATGTACTTGTAACAATTGCAGGACGCAAAATAACAACGGGCATAGTTTCTTTCATTTGTTCCACAAGCATCTCTGCTATTGCTTTTGTAAATACGTATGTATTTGGCCAACCATACACCTTTGGCCTGATCAATGATATCAAACACAATACGTGAATAATAGAGTTGATGATTGAATACAAGGTTTTGTGAGTTTGTGAATGCAAATTTTGATTGCAGAATGATCATAGCACACGTCTTCTTCTATCTGCTTAAATACTAGTAAGCGTTGCTAATCAAATGAGGAAGTTACACTCTAATAAAGCATGTGCACATTAACTAACAAAACAGAATCTGTTAGTTTAGTTacttaaaacagaaaacaaaattagGTTCAATTTGGATAAGAGGAATATTAGGGGGACAGCAATTTTAGTGTTTTGTAACCATTAATTGaccatcaatagtgtttttaatggtgtgagattacatctaatggtaggagatcactcacttttgtttcgatggttaagtgctggtcagaaaacacaaaagttgctggcgcCTTAGACTTTTCCTTTGGGTAAACAGCTTAATTAAGttctttttgaaaaattgtttaaataataaatacttatattaaaagtaacttataaataagttattttgtatttaattttttagttttgaaaatgtttattttaatagaaatgtgataaaaaaatttattatgataaaaattatttttttaacttttccaTATGTACTTAAATAACTTCTTAAAaagttacaatttaattttacaaaattatatcagatattaatactactactttttataatTAACTCTAATAATAGCTCATTTTTATTgtgaagttatttttttaaaacaaaaaagattcCATCATACTACAGTAACACCAAAAGTTAGCAACCATATTAatcaccagtataaaatata
This region of Arachis hypogaea cultivar Tifrunner chromosome 8, arahy.Tifrunner.gnm2.J5K5, whole genome shotgun sequence genomic DNA includes:
- the LOC112706901 gene encoding fatty acyl-CoA reductase 3 isoform X2, which gives rise to MPLDYSYSTTLLHYHKHYISQTTLVNFLTLLIIYTLSFYFSSMEVGSVLQFLQDKTILVVGATGFLAKIFLEKVLRVQPNIKKVFLLLRATDAKSATHRLNNEILGTDLFNLLKEKLGTNFNSFISEKLTVFPGDICYEDLGLKDSILKEEICNQVDVIVNLAATTNFDERYDIALDLNVFGAKHVINFAKQCIKLKVLVHVSTAYVCGERGGLILENPYHFKDVPGLDIDAEKKIVRDKLDHLQKQGATHNEIKMAMKDLGITRPKVYGWPNTYVFTKAIAEMLVEQMKETMPVVILRPAIVTSTFKEPFSGWVEGVRTIDSLGVAYGKGKLTCFLGNINGVVDVIPGDMVVNAILVAMVAHAHHPSDAIYHVGSSVRNPVRYSNLQDYGLRYFTAKPWINKDGTPVKVGKVTVFTNMASFRRYMFIHYLFWLKGLELANSAFCKYFQGTYQELNRKIQIVMRLVELYRPYLFFNGIFDDMNTEKLRVAATEGGVETDLFYFDPKVINWDDYFMNTHLPGIVKYIFK
- the LOC112706901 gene encoding fatty acyl-CoA reductase 3 isoform X1 → MPLDYSYSTTLLHYHKHYISQTTLVNFLTLLIIYTLSFYFSSMEVGSVLQFLQDKTILVVGATGFLAKIFLEKVLRVQPNIKKVFLLLRATDAKSATHRLNNEILGTDLFNLLKEKLGTNFNSFISEKLTVFPGDICYEDLGLKDSILKEEICNQVDVIVNLAATTNFDERYDIALDLNVFGAKHVINFAKQCIKLKVLVHVSTAYVCGERGGLILENPYHFKDVPGLDIDAEKKIVRDKLDHLQKQGATHNEIKMAMKDLGITRPKVYGWPNTYVFTKAIAEMLVEQMKETMPVVILRPAIVTSTFKEPFSGWVEGVRTIDSLGVAYGKGKLTCFLGNINGVVDVQIPGDMVVNAILVAMVAHAHHPSDAIYHVGSSVRNPVRYSNLQDYGLRYFTAKPWINKDGTPVKVGKVTVFTNMASFRRYMFIHYLFWLKGLELANSAFCKYFQGTYQELNRKIQIVMRLVELYRPYLFFNGIFDDMNTEKLRVAATEGGVETDLFYFDPKVINWDDYFMNTHLPGIVKYIFK